A portion of the Simkania negevensis Z genome contains these proteins:
- a CDS encoding OmpP1/FadL family transporter: MYRIGFGTPAKGIGGVAAGFPQDTLSAMTNPANLVPVGKRVDLNLEYLRGTRIGKIRGNLFISDIDIEISRNKNMISAEGGLSWTFFDGRFAMGLLIAPQAGGVTTWNKNDPFYPPSDQPFHIDVMYLAITPTFALEFFKHDVWGRHFIGVGVDLTPARLKVSGMQGLANQGGLLGGTSYPNHVTNKGWDYTFGWAVRVGYLWEFRPWLTGGIAYKSKTWMGSFDSYKGLISPHGRADLPAYLIGGVSVKPFRQTTIAFDIGRIYNHGAEAFGNPVFTFADPKPHGASNGAGFEWQSTTVYKVGITQQLADVITVRAGYNYGQLPWNEQVDDAAAGAIYLPSTIRHHLTFGATLDFGGQMINAALIYGFKHSIHGPLGGDLGGGKAEVSSDMITFQVGISKVW; encoded by the coding sequence ATGTATCGAATTGGTTTTGGCACCCCTGCTAAGGGGATTGGAGGAGTTGCCGCAGGGTTTCCGCAAGATACTTTAAGCGCCATGACTAATCCTGCAAACCTTGTTCCTGTAGGCAAACGCGTCGATCTGAATCTCGAATATTTAAGAGGAACACGCATTGGTAAAATTCGTGGGAATCTGTTCATCTCTGATATAGACATTGAAATTTCACGAAATAAGAATATGATTTCTGCAGAAGGTGGCTTATCTTGGACGTTTTTTGATGGCCGTTTTGCTATGGGACTGTTGATAGCTCCACAAGCTGGTGGGGTAACAACATGGAATAAAAATGATCCGTTTTATCCTCCCAGCGATCAGCCTTTTCATATTGACGTGATGTATCTTGCGATCACCCCAACTTTTGCCCTTGAATTTTTTAAACATGACGTTTGGGGCAGGCATTTTATTGGTGTTGGAGTAGATTTAACACCTGCACGGCTTAAAGTTTCTGGGATGCAAGGCCTTGCAAATCAAGGAGGGCTTTTGGGGGGCACCTCCTATCCAAATCACGTAACTAACAAGGGTTGGGACTATACATTTGGTTGGGCAGTTCGTGTTGGATACTTATGGGAATTTCGTCCCTGGCTAACAGGTGGAATTGCCTACAAATCAAAAACTTGGATGGGCTCTTTCGATAGCTACAAAGGCTTGATTTCTCCTCATGGACGTGCCGATCTTCCGGCATATTTAATTGGAGGAGTCAGTGTAAAGCCTTTCCGTCAAACAACGATTGCATTTGATATTGGGCGCATTTACAACCACGGCGCAGAAGCATTTGGAAATCCTGTGTTTACTTTTGCAGACCCTAAACCCCATGGAGCAAGTAATGGTGCTGGTTTTGAATGGCAGTCCACAACTGTCTATAAGGTCGGAATCACTCAGCAATTAGCGGATGTGATCACCGTACGTGCAGGATATAATTATGGTCAGCTTCCTTGGAATGAACAAGTTGACGATGCTGCTGCTGGAGCAATTTATCTTCCTTCAACGATTCGCCATCATTTAACGTTTGGGGCAACCCTCGATTTTGGCGGACAAATGATCAATGCGGCCCTTATTTATGGTTTTAAACATTCAATACATGGGCCTTTAGGTGGTGATCTTGGAGGCGGAAAAGCCGAAGTCTCTTCTGATATGATTACTTTTCAAGTTGGTATCAGCAAGGTATGGTAA
- the secA gene encoding preprotein translocase subunit SecA — translation MLGFVKKIFGTAQSRRLKKFQKIVKQINTIEESFQQLSDEEIKQKVPEFRSRLAEGESLDLLLPEAYALVKNTCRRLCGTDVHVSGYTQKWDMVPYDVQLLGAIAMHHGTISEMMTGEGKTLTASLPLFLNALTGRPVHLVTVNDYLAKRDCEWIGAIFRWLGLTTKALINEVPPHERKEIYSADIVYGTASEFGFDYLRDNSMAHSPEEQCQRGFYFAIIDEVDSILIDEARTPLIISGPVPNSRQMYEELKEPVARLVRLQRDHCNKLASEARKTLDELGRLKEDEELEKLSKEESKKETEAMKKLWLVGKGTPQNKILKRIKEHPDLRAELEKWETYFHGEPNKEERHETLAELYIIIDERSSEYELTDKGINLWSGEKEEAKDDFVMLDLGHEYALIDQNTKLDDQEKLEQKIAIREEDSRRKERAHNLRQLLRAHLLMEKDIDYIVEDKKIVIIDENTGRPQPGRRFSDGLHQAIEAKESVPIQQETQTYATITLQNYFRMYDKLAGMTGTAMTEANELKEIYKIDVLEIPTHRKCRRKDQDDEIYMTEREKYNAILKDIVEIHEQGRPILIGTETVEVSEKLARILRQNKLNYTVLNAKNHATEAEIIAQAGKTGAITVATNMAGRGTDIKLEKGVAEKGGLHVIGTTRHQSRRIDRQLRGRCARQGDPGSSKFYVSFEDSLMRLFTSPKLTMFLKRFRPPEGEPISAKVLNRSIETAQKRVEQRNYSIRKHTLEYDDVMNKQRQEVYSFRNEILHEQDSVKLANEILESICSQMAEEFFISRSSEEGWNPKGYREWLMTNFPVSFENDAFDNDYQTIEEIETEAAQKIILSLRNKLDHEAKIIGIIQENAGKEVNPEPVLKEIIRSILLRNIDRLWQDHLLSIDHLRTEVSMRVVGQKDPLLEFKHEAFALFDVFSRDLKLKVAHGLFKFAMAPPEMQQQNNVERLKSMRPSKPQSFFSQDPQSGLYLPKGPIKTKKN, via the coding sequence ATGCTTGGTTTTGTAAAAAAAATTTTTGGGACAGCCCAAAGCCGCCGTCTAAAGAAGTTTCAAAAAATTGTTAAACAAATTAATACAATTGAAGAATCTTTTCAACAGCTGTCCGACGAAGAAATCAAGCAAAAGGTCCCAGAGTTCCGCTCCCGATTAGCTGAGGGCGAATCACTCGATCTCCTTCTCCCTGAAGCCTATGCTTTAGTTAAAAACACTTGTCGCCGCCTTTGTGGCACAGATGTGCATGTTTCTGGCTACACCCAGAAGTGGGACATGGTTCCTTACGATGTTCAGCTTCTTGGCGCGATTGCCATGCACCACGGCACCATTTCTGAGATGATGACAGGTGAAGGAAAAACGTTAACTGCATCTCTTCCTCTTTTTCTCAATGCCCTCACCGGGCGACCTGTTCACCTGGTAACAGTCAATGATTATCTCGCCAAACGAGACTGTGAATGGATTGGAGCAATTTTTCGCTGGCTTGGGCTGACAACAAAAGCCCTCATCAACGAGGTTCCTCCGCATGAGCGAAAAGAAATTTACAGCGCCGACATCGTCTACGGAACCGCTTCTGAATTCGGATTTGATTACTTGCGCGATAACTCAATGGCTCATTCGCCAGAAGAGCAATGCCAACGCGGCTTTTACTTTGCTATCATCGATGAAGTCGATTCGATTCTCATTGACGAAGCCCGGACCCCCCTCATCATTTCAGGCCCTGTTCCCAATTCAAGACAGATGTATGAAGAGCTTAAAGAACCTGTTGCTCGCCTTGTACGTCTCCAACGGGATCATTGTAACAAGCTCGCATCAGAAGCAAGAAAAACACTCGATGAACTTGGCCGTTTAAAAGAAGACGAAGAGCTTGAAAAGCTGTCCAAAGAAGAGAGTAAAAAAGAAACTGAAGCCATGAAAAAGTTGTGGCTCGTTGGCAAGGGCACACCGCAAAATAAAATCCTCAAAAGAATTAAAGAACATCCGGATCTCCGCGCTGAACTTGAAAAATGGGAAACTTATTTCCATGGAGAGCCGAATAAAGAAGAGCGTCATGAAACGCTCGCTGAGCTTTACATCATCATCGATGAACGCTCGAGCGAATACGAATTAACAGATAAGGGAATCAACCTTTGGTCGGGTGAAAAAGAAGAAGCGAAAGACGATTTTGTCATGCTCGACTTAGGACATGAGTATGCTCTTATTGATCAAAATACAAAGCTCGATGATCAGGAAAAATTAGAACAAAAAATCGCGATCCGTGAAGAAGATAGCCGTCGCAAAGAACGAGCACATAACTTGCGCCAACTTTTGCGTGCACATCTTCTCATGGAAAAAGACATCGATTACATCGTTGAAGACAAAAAAATTGTCATCATTGATGAAAACACAGGTCGTCCTCAACCTGGGCGTCGCTTCTCAGATGGATTGCATCAAGCAATCGAAGCAAAAGAATCGGTACCGATTCAGCAAGAAACTCAAACATACGCAACCATCACCCTTCAAAATTACTTCCGCATGTACGACAAGCTTGCTGGGATGACTGGTACAGCAATGACTGAAGCGAATGAACTGAAGGAAATCTATAAGATCGATGTTCTTGAAATCCCCACTCACCGAAAATGTCGTCGCAAGGACCAAGACGATGAAATTTACATGACCGAACGGGAAAAGTATAATGCAATCCTCAAAGATATCGTCGAAATTCACGAGCAAGGCCGTCCGATTCTCATTGGAACCGAAACTGTCGAAGTTTCAGAAAAACTCGCTCGTATCCTAAGACAAAATAAACTGAATTACACAGTCCTCAATGCAAAGAACCATGCGACAGAAGCGGAAATCATCGCTCAAGCTGGAAAAACTGGCGCGATCACTGTTGCAACAAACATGGCAGGACGCGGTACCGACATTAAGTTAGAAAAAGGGGTGGCTGAAAAAGGTGGCTTGCACGTGATTGGAACGACAAGGCACCAATCGAGACGGATTGACCGTCAGCTCCGAGGACGTTGTGCGCGTCAAGGAGATCCAGGGTCGTCTAAGTTTTACGTCTCTTTTGAAGACTCGCTCATGCGTCTTTTCACCTCGCCTAAGCTCACCATGTTTTTAAAGCGTTTCCGTCCACCAGAAGGCGAGCCCATTTCTGCTAAAGTTCTCAACCGCTCAATTGAAACAGCACAAAAGCGGGTGGAGCAGCGTAACTATTCCATTCGAAAGCACACTCTTGAATATGACGATGTCATGAACAAACAAAGGCAAGAGGTTTACTCTTTCCGCAATGAGATCTTACATGAACAAGATTCAGTGAAGCTCGCAAATGAAATTTTGGAAAGCATTTGCTCTCAAATGGCAGAAGAGTTTTTCATTTCTCGCTCTTCGGAAGAAGGCTGGAATCCGAAAGGGTACCGTGAATGGCTCATGACAAATTTCCCCGTCTCTTTTGAAAATGATGCGTTTGATAACGATTATCAAACAATTGAAGAAATCGAAACCGAAGCCGCACAAAAGATTATCCTATCACTGAGAAACAAGCTCGATCACGAAGCCAAAATCATCGGCATCATCCAGGAAAATGCCGGGAAAGAAGTGAATCCCGAGCCTGTTCTCAAAGAAATCATCCGCAGTATTCTATTGCGCAACATCGACCGTCTCTGGCAAGACCATCTTCTATCTATTGACCATTTGCGCACTGAAGTGAGCATGCGTGTTGTTGGGCAAAAAGATCCTCTGCTCGAGTTCAAACACGAAGCATTTGCTCTCTTTGATGTCTTTAGCCGGGATCTCAAACTCAAAGTCGCTCACGGCCTCTTTAAGTTCGCTATGGCTCCTCCAGAGATGCAGCAGCAAAACAATGTGGAAAGGTTGAAGAGCATGCGACCAAGCAAGCCTCAGTCGTTTTTTTCACAAGATCCACAATCAGGACTCTACCTCCCAAAAGGACCCATTAAGACTAAGAAAAACTAA
- a CDS encoding cupin domain-containing protein has protein sequence MMEKRFHFQAMEWEPIKNKLSIRQVDGKNITILNAQFEKGCLVERHQHANEQVSYVLKGCLKGTVGENEYLLKEGDAILIPPNIPHDWKALEDTITLEVFSPTREKPQFND, from the coding sequence ATGATGGAAAAAAGATTTCATTTTCAAGCTATGGAATGGGAGCCCATTAAAAACAAGCTCTCAATTCGACAAGTAGATGGGAAAAATATCACGATTCTCAATGCTCAGTTTGAAAAAGGATGTTTAGTTGAGCGACATCAACATGCGAACGAGCAAGTCAGCTACGTCTTGAAAGGGTGCCTTAAAGGAACGGTCGGAGAAAATGAATACCTTCTAAAGGAAGGCGATGCCATTCTCATCCCTCCTAACATCCCTCACGATTGGAAAGCTCTAGAAGATACAATAACATTGGAAGTTTTCAGTCCTACGAGAGAAAAACCTCAATTTAATGATTAA
- a CDS encoding Lpg1974 family pore-forming outer membrane protein, whose amino-acid sequence MKHKFKSAIFILPSLLGTSFLNAETKTTEGTKKSFQFPSYSEQSYDEVDAVSYELPYQETGFHVTGQFLYWQTLEANMVYGLDQAGRANGGDPVSLLGEVKQNSYRWDPGVRAGGGYCFSAETIDANLEYTYFHNEGGDSTGLREGRVLKSIFPIVTNPFFGPLVSMNTKADLQYHTLDLYATHMFQGSHSFVMKFLAGVRGAWISEGANSYYKTNYLLIPFLERVVKTTVQNTWKFSGAGLRAGLSMDWFMFWGLSLHTEANLSAIVGRFRAKQQIDETTGYRTAKTFPSDTRMIPSLQLVMGFAWRKVFGALGLKVFANWELNMWDDLSQTYMYPTTTADAASLVGSWVRNSVNIQGITAGFTAEF is encoded by the coding sequence GTGAAACATAAGTTCAAATCAGCTATCTTTATCCTTCCTAGTCTTTTAGGAACTTCTTTCTTGAATGCGGAGACCAAAACGACCGAAGGAACGAAAAAGTCGTTTCAGTTTCCCAGTTACAGCGAACAATCTTACGATGAAGTCGACGCTGTTTCGTATGAGCTCCCATATCAAGAAACAGGATTTCATGTCACAGGGCAGTTTCTTTATTGGCAAACCCTCGAAGCAAACATGGTTTATGGCCTTGATCAAGCAGGGCGCGCTAATGGCGGCGATCCCGTTTCTCTATTGGGTGAGGTGAAGCAAAATTCCTACCGCTGGGACCCCGGTGTGCGTGCTGGTGGAGGGTACTGCTTTAGCGCTGAAACGATCGATGCGAATCTCGAATACACTTACTTTCATAATGAAGGAGGTGATTCAACAGGATTGCGTGAAGGTCGTGTGTTAAAAAGCATTTTTCCTATTGTCACTAATCCTTTCTTTGGCCCCCTTGTTTCGATGAATACTAAGGCAGACCTTCAATATCACACATTAGACCTTTATGCGACTCATATGTTTCAAGGAAGCCATAGTTTTGTAATGAAGTTTCTTGCAGGGGTACGCGGAGCATGGATTTCAGAAGGTGCTAACAGTTACTACAAAACAAACTACTTACTCATCCCATTTCTAGAACGTGTGGTAAAAACGACTGTTCAAAATACATGGAAATTTTCAGGAGCTGGACTTCGCGCGGGACTCAGCATGGATTGGTTCATGTTTTGGGGCTTAAGCTTGCATACAGAAGCCAATCTTTCTGCGATTGTCGGTCGTTTCAGAGCGAAGCAACAAATTGATGAAACAACTGGATACCGCACTGCGAAAACCTTCCCAAGCGATACCCGCATGATTCCAAGCTTGCAACTTGTGATGGGCTTTGCATGGCGTAAAGTTTTTGGAGCCTTAGGATTGAAAGTTTTCGCGAATTGGGAACTCAATATGTGGGATGATTTAAGCCAAACCTACATGTATCCGACAACTACAGCGGATGCTGCTTCACTTGTTGGAAGTTGGGTGCGCAACTCGGTAAACATTCAGGGAATTACTGCAGGTTTCACAGCAGAATTTTAA
- the asd gene encoding archaetidylserine decarboxylase (Phosphatidylserine decarboxylase is synthesized as a single chain precursor. Generation of the pyruvoyl active site from a Ser is coupled to cleavage of a Gly-Ser bond between the larger (beta) and smaller (alpha chains). It is an integral membrane protein.) — protein sequence MNDIHYLDRETGKIHKEKIYGKFFIEALYGTSILSKFLSWIFLPLISRSPFFSLLYGRKQKSAKSRKKVIPFIEMFHVDASEFLKSPHEFTSFNDFFIRKLKPTSRPIAKGNDVAVLPADGRHLFYPSFGEAEGFYVKGRKFDLELLLQDDFLFDIYKRGSMVISRLCPTDYHRYHFPCECIPTKAKLINGPLYSVNPMALRKNIMILNENKRMLTQLKTKTFGTILFIEVGATFVGSIKQTYSPQSLCKKGQEKGYFEFGGSCIIMLFTPGAIVFDEDLIASSKKQIEVKAKMGEQFGRATQSLGS from the coding sequence ATGAATGACATCCATTATCTTGATCGCGAGACCGGAAAGATCCATAAAGAAAAAATATATGGCAAATTTTTTATTGAAGCTCTCTATGGAACTTCCATTCTTTCAAAGTTTCTTTCTTGGATTTTTCTTCCTCTCATCTCCCGATCTCCTTTTTTTTCTCTCCTCTATGGACGGAAACAAAAAAGTGCAAAAAGTCGCAAAAAAGTGATTCCTTTTATCGAAATGTTTCACGTCGATGCAAGTGAATTTCTCAAATCCCCCCATGAATTTACATCGTTCAATGATTTTTTCATTCGGAAGCTAAAACCTACCTCCCGCCCGATTGCAAAAGGAAATGATGTAGCAGTTTTGCCCGCAGATGGGCGCCATCTTTTTTACCCCTCTTTTGGAGAAGCTGAAGGTTTTTACGTGAAAGGACGCAAGTTTGATTTAGAGCTCCTTTTGCAAGATGATTTTCTCTTCGACATCTACAAGCGAGGCAGTATGGTAATTAGTCGCTTGTGCCCAACCGACTACCACCGTTACCACTTTCCCTGCGAGTGTATTCCAACAAAAGCCAAGCTGATCAATGGCCCCCTCTACTCGGTCAATCCAATGGCCCTGCGCAAAAACATCATGATCTTAAATGAAAACAAGCGGATGCTGACTCAACTTAAAACCAAAACATTTGGGACGATTTTATTCATTGAAGTCGGAGCCACCTTTGTCGGTTCTATCAAGCAAACCTACTCCCCCCAATCACTTTGCAAAAAGGGGCAGGAAAAGGGGTACTTTGAATTTGGGGGTTCGTGCATCATCATGCTTTTTACCCCAGGAGCTATTGTATTTGATGAAGATCTTATTGCTTCTTCAAAAAAACAGATCGAAGTGAAAGCGAAAATGGGGGAACAGTTTGGTCGGGCAACACAATCTTTAGGAAGTTGA
- a CDS encoding quinone oxidoreductase family protein yields MKAVVLTKHFQSIEDLDLQVTERPTPMPKSGECLIKVASSGVNPSDVLGALGYFSHAVVPRIPGRDFAGTIVEGRHELIGKKVWGTGGAIGLDADGCHAEYLIVPEESVGEVPENLPLEVAGAQTLPYTTAYYSLVTRAHIQPNEEVLVIGGLGQVGQAALAICLWKGAIPTALVRQDEDVAKAKALGWNATTLFEGKYDVILNTIGNVHWENQIQCLKKFGRIAVIAAPEGKREAKLNLFHFYRANQEVCGINTVDFGFQENKAFLDDLKDGFESKALSSLPISQETTFSLNEATQAYQKVFKGSRGMRVIILCK; encoded by the coding sequence ATGAAAGCAGTTGTTTTAACAAAACATTTTCAATCGATTGAGGATCTCGACCTTCAGGTTACTGAAAGGCCAACGCCTATGCCAAAATCAGGAGAATGCTTGATTAAAGTTGCCTCATCTGGCGTTAATCCAAGTGATGTCCTTGGAGCCTTAGGCTATTTTTCACATGCTGTCGTTCCTCGCATTCCTGGGCGAGATTTTGCAGGAACAATCGTAGAGGGGCGACATGAGTTGATTGGAAAAAAAGTTTGGGGAACAGGAGGAGCAATTGGTCTAGATGCAGATGGCTGTCATGCAGAATACCTTATTGTTCCTGAAGAGTCAGTCGGAGAAGTTCCAGAGAATTTACCTCTTGAAGTCGCAGGGGCTCAAACTTTGCCCTATACAACTGCTTACTATAGCTTAGTCACTCGTGCCCATATCCAACCAAACGAAGAAGTCTTAGTGATAGGAGGGTTAGGGCAAGTGGGACAAGCAGCCCTTGCGATTTGCCTTTGGAAAGGGGCCATTCCTACCGCCTTAGTTCGACAAGATGAAGATGTTGCCAAAGCAAAAGCTTTGGGATGGAATGCAACAACGCTGTTCGAAGGGAAGTATGATGTGATTCTCAATACAATTGGAAATGTCCATTGGGAAAACCAGATTCAGTGCCTGAAAAAATTTGGGCGGATTGCTGTCATTGCTGCTCCCGAAGGAAAACGAGAAGCCAAACTCAATTTGTTTCATTTTTATCGTGCAAACCAAGAAGTTTGCGGAATCAATACTGTCGATTTTGGCTTTCAAGAAAACAAAGCCTTCCTAGACGATTTAAAAGACGGGTTTGAATCAAAAGCTTTATCCTCTCTTCCCATTTCTCAAGAAACAACCTTTTCACTTAATGAAGCAACCCAAGCCTATCAAAAAGTGTTCAAGGGGAGCCGAGGGATGCGGGTTATCATTCTCTGCAAATAG